A single Eremothecium sinecaudum strain ATCC 58844 chromosome VIII, complete sequence DNA region contains:
- a CDS encoding HHR258Wp (Non-syntenic homolog of Ashbya gossypii AER401W; Syntenic homolog of Saccharomyces cerevisiae YDR368W (YPR1) and YOR120W (GCY1)), with amino-acid sequence MVEIKNSTEVLTLNTGAKIPVIGLGTFQAKDDDLYKAVLHALKNGYRHIDTAAIYSNEQEVGRAIKDSGVPREELFITTKLWVTQYRNPERALNGSLRRLGLDYVDLFLLHFPHPHKEFDLDGDKLDIVAAFSNPVVWDEDWSFVDTWRLAQKLPETGKARAVGVSNFDVPNLQKLLADPELKVVPAVNQIEVTPFLPRDDVVDFCKSKNILVEAYSPLGSTGAPVAKEPEVLEIAEKYGVSPVQVLINYPINRGLIVLPKSITHERIDANLKTFKIESEDMEKLNSIHKRTGLKSSYDSAWMTKD; translated from the coding sequence ATGGTTGAAATTAAAAACAGTACAGAAGTTTTAACATTGAACACTGGCGCTAAGATTCCAGTGATTGGCTTGGGAACTTTCCAGGCAAAAGATGATGACCTCTACAAGGCTGTTTTGCATGCATTGAAAAACGGCTACAGGCATATCGACACCGCTGCGATCTACTCAAACGAGCAGGAAGTTGGCAGAGCCATTAAGGATTCAGGAGTGCCAAGAGAGGAATTGTTCATTACTACTAAGTTGTGGGTCACACAATATAGAAACCCAGAGAGAGCTTTGAACGGGTCTTTGAGACGCTTGGGGTTGGATTATGTTGACCTATTTTTGCTTCATTTTCCACATCCACACAAGGAATTCGACTTGGATGGAGATAAATTAGATATTGTTGCGGCTTTCTCCAACCCCGTTGTTTGGGACGAAGACTGGAGTTTCGTGGATACCTGGCGTCTTGCTCAAAAGCTGCCAGAGACTGGTAAGGCAAGAGCTGTTGGTGTCTCAAACTTTGACGTTCCTAACTTGCAGAAGCTTTTGGCCGACCCTGAACTAAAAGTGGTTCCTGCTGTAAATCAAATTGAAGTCACTCCATTCCTTCCAAGAGATGATGTGGTAGACTTTTGTAAGAGCAAGAACATTTTGGTTGAAGCGTACTCTCCATTGGGTTCTACTGGTGCTCCTGTTGCTAAAGAACCAGAGGTCCTTGAGATTGCTGAAAAGTACGGAGTTTCTCCAGTGCAAGTTTTGATCAACTATCCCATCAACAGAGGCCTTATTGTGCTACCAAAATCAATCACTCATGAAAGAATTGATGCCAACCTTAAGACGTTTAAAATAGAAAGTGAAGATATGGAAAAACTCAACAGCATCCATAAGAGAACTGGTTTAAAGAGTTCTTACGATTCCGCATGGATGACCAAAGATTAA
- a CDS encoding HHR257Wp (Non-syntenic homolog of Ashbya gossypii AFL205C; Syntenic homolog of Saccharomyces cerevisiae YHR094C (HXT1)): MVSLKKKFLKSDKVNIQYEDAYNDEKVNIQDEDAYNDDKVVSASSEIESIQLKDVLPDYDGKSFWQVPHLRRLTLVIFIISIASTNNGYDGSLFNGLFAEDKFMNVIGNVRGVVQGALSSGYPCGAFIASFFVSYFLDKKGRKWCIVAGNLTMLFGIILQTCSGAWIAPPDEMPGYTKRDVFGMMLCARVFCGIGVVFLAIASPALISELSYPTYRTFCTSMFNTYWFLGAIFSSWCVYLLRNTKSHWSWRLPTLLQGIFPIIQLALTAFIPESPRFLVGQGKIEEARALLLYHHAGNNEEVGGALVDYELTEIQLAIEQERYFAQSSSYFDFVRTIPNKKRLWTLIWMAIVMQLSGVGLVSFYMGKVLDTLGYRKEDEKLLYNAIISFYNFGTATFLSLCVVSRFRRRSVLLTAIAGMLLSFIVWTVLAGVGNATDFRNKSLGTAVLVIIYVFSFFSNMGTCGFPHLYVTEILPFSLRAKGMNIFCISQTIVTLFNGFVNPLAIEAIGWKYYICYVCIGIVNLTVVYFTFVETSGRTLEEVAEVFGDGQTSKITMKGGVINVIGHEKKPESLYKSNV, encoded by the coding sequence ATGGTCTCTTTGAAGAAAAAGTTCCTAAAATCCGACAAGGTAAATATCCAATATGAGGATGCATACAATGATGAGAAGGTAAATATCCAAGATGAAGATGCATACAACGACGACAAGGTAGTGAGTGCCAGTTCAGAGATTGAAAGTATTCAACTAAAAGACGTCTTACCGGATTATGATGGTAAAAGTTTTTGGCAGGTGCCACATCTTAGAAGATTGACATTAGTTATTTTCATTATATCAATTGCATCAACAAATAATGGCTACGATGGTAGTTTATTCAATGGTTTGTTTGCCGAAGATAAATTCATGAATGTTATCGGTAATGTCCGTGGAGTTGTTCAAGGTGCTTTGAGTAGCGGGTATCCATGTGGCGCATTTATAGCTTCATTTTTCGTCTCGTACTTTTTAGACAAAAAAGGCAGAAAATGGTGCATTGTAGCAGGAAATCTTACAATGCTGTTTGGTATTATATTGCAAACTTGCTCAGGAGCTTGGATCGCACCACCAGATGAAATGCCCGGGTACACTAAGAGAGATGTATTTGGCATGATGTTATGTGCCAGAGTTTTCTGTGGCATTGGAGTTGTGTTCTTAGCAATAGCCTCTCCCGCATTGATATCAGAGTTGTCGTACCCAACATACAGGACCTTTTGCACCTCAATGTTTAACACCTACTGGTTTTTGGGTGCAATTTTCTCATCTTGGTGTGTTTATTTGCTAAGAAATACAAAGAGTCATTGGAGTTGGAGATTGCCTACCTTATTGCAAGGCATATTCCCTATAATACAGCTGGCTCTAACTGCTTTTATCCCAGAATCACCTAGATTTCTAGTGGGACAGGGTAAGATTGAAGAAGCACGTGCGCTGCTTTTATATCACCACGCTGGCAACAATGAAGAAGTAGGAGGCGCCCTTGTGGATTATGAATTGACCGAAATTCAACTTGCAATTGAGCAAGAAAGATATTTTGCACAATCCAGCTCGTACTTTGATTTTGTCAGAACAATTCCAAACAAAAAGAGATTATGGACTCTAATCTGGATGGCCATTGTGATGCAATTATCTGGTGTCGGTCTAGTGAGTTTCTACATGGGTAAGGTCTTGGATACGCTTGGTTACAgaaaagaagatgaaaaaTTGCTTTACAATGCAATTATATCTTTCTATAACTTTGGTACTGCAACTTTTCTATCATTGTGCGTTGTAAGTAGATTTAGAAGAAGATCCGTGCTGCTCACAGCAATTGCGGGCATGCTTTTGTCTTTCATTGTTTGGACAGTCCTCGCTGGTGTCGGGAATGCCACCGATTTTAGAAACAAATCATTGGGGACTGCAGTTTTGGTCATAATCTATgttttctctttcttctccAACATGGGTACGTGTGGCTTCCCACATTTGTATGTTACTGAGATACTGCCATTTTCCTTGAGAGCCAAAGGAATGAATATTTTCTGTATTTCACAGACTATTGTAACATTGTTTAACGGTTTTGTCAATCCATTAGCAATAGAAGCAATTGGTTGGAAATATTACATCTGTTATGTGTGCATTGGTATCGTTAATCTAACAGTTGTTTATTTCACTTTTGTAGAAACATCGGGCAGAACTTTGGAAGAAGTTGCTGAAGTTTTTGGCGACGGTCAAACCTCCAAAATAACAATGAAAGGGGGTGTAATCAATGTTATTGGACATGAAAAGAAACCAGAGTCGTTGTATAAGTCAAATGTATAG